The Glycine soja cultivar W05 chromosome 6, ASM419377v2, whole genome shotgun sequence genome has a window encoding:
- the LOC114415788 gene encoding germin-like protein subfamily 3 member 4: MKIKSHFSFSLMFLIGIAISHTHVSLAECDNVKDYCPTIPPQKQTIFLNGFPCENPNNTIAHDFKSMELSKPGSRDKLGSLVKIVTASKFPGLNALGLAIGRSDIEVDGLVNLHNHPRATEMIYVSQGDVVAAFLDTRNQLFQKILRAGDVFVIPKGLFHFLLNRGAQVATVFSVFNSQNPGSGPLTSIPSDTLESVQKIKRKVVSLSESELDGVSDLTSAVLDIIYS, encoded by the coding sequence ATGAAGATAAAGTCTCATTTTTCCTTCTCCCTAATGTTTCTTATAGGCATAGCCATTAGCCACACACATGTTTCTTTAGCAGAATGTGACAATGTGAAGGACTATTGCCCTACAATTCCTCCCCAAAAGCAAACCATATTCCTCAATGGCTTCCCCTGCGAGAACCCAAATAACACAATTGCACATGATTTCAAGAGCATGGAACTAAGCAAGCCAGGTTCAAGAGACAAGTTAGGTTCATTAGTTAAAATTGTTACAGCTTCCAAGTTTCCGGGGCTCAACGCACTCGGCCTCGCGATTGGTAGAAGTGACATTGAAGTGGATGGCCTTGTGAACCTCCACAATCATCCAAGAGCCACTGAGATGATCTATGTCAGCCAAGGTGATGTAGTCGCTGCGTTTCTTGACACTCGGAACCAGCTCTTCCAGAAGATTCTCAGGGCTGGTGATGTGTTTGTGATCCCCAAAGGGTTGTTTCACTTCTTGCTGAATCGTGGTGCACAAGTTGCAACTGTGTTCTCTGTGTTTAACAGCCAAAATCCTGGGTCAGGACCACTCACTTCCATACCTTCTGACACGTTGGAATCGGTTCAGAAGATCAAGAGGAAGGTTGTCTCACTTTCTGAGTCAGAACTTGATGGTGTTAGTGATTTGACTTCTGCAGTGTTGGATATCATTTACAGTTAA
- the LOC114415787 gene encoding probable polygalacturonase: MESGKTTFGAVVLGTCTRPSWALIFLLFTLVTFLTLHLPARPVWFLSGLQPGPYPTTTPTCAGFFRDVPPRKVVLSIEDFGGVGDGKTSNTESFRRAIRYMQRFQNRGGAQLNIPTGTWLTGSFNLTSNFTLFLHHGAVILASQDPKEWPIIEPLPSYGRGRERLGGRHISLIHGNGISNVVITGQNGTVDGQGRMWWELWWNRTLEHTRGHLLELISSDNVLISNLTFRNSPFWTIHPVYCSNVVVKGMTILAPLNAPNTDGIDPDSSTNVCIEDNYIESGDDLVAIKSGWDHYGITMAHPSTNIIVRRISGTTPTCSGVGIGSEMSGGISNITIENLHVWDSAAGVRIKSDKGRGGYITNVSISDIRMERVKIPIRFSRGSNDHPDDGWDPKAVPRFKDILISNVVSVNSTKAPVLEGVEGSSFEGLCFKNITLHGVALSARWRCEYVSGFATEVFPVPCPELRNNSYSSWCSAS, from the exons ATGGAATCCGGCAAAACAACCTTTGGAGCCGTGGTCCTGGGAACCTGTACCCGACCCTCCTGGGCCCTCATCTTCCTCCTCTTCACCCTCGTCACCTTTCTCACCCTCCACCTTCCCGCCAGGCCCGTTTGGTTCCTCTCGGGCCTACAGCCCGGGCCCTATCCAACAACTACCCCAACCTGCGCCGGCTTCTTCCGCGATGTTCCGCCGAGGAAGGTCGTCTTGTCGATCGAGGATTTCGGCGGCGTCGGAGACGGGAAAACATCCAATACCGAATCGTTTCGGAGGGCGATTCGGTACATGCAGCGCTTCCAGAACCGCGGTGGGGCCCAGCTTAATATCCCCACCGGAACTTGGCTCACCGGCAGTTTCAATCTCACAAGCAATTTCACGCTTTTTCTTCACCACGGTGCCGTTATTCTCGCCTCTCAG GACCCAAAAGAATGGCCAATAATTGAGCCATTGCCATCgtatggaagaggcagagagaGGCTAGGAGGAAGACATATTAGCCTTATACATGGAAATGGCATTAGCAATGTTGTCATTACAG GACAAAATGGGACAGTGGATGGTCAAGGAAGGATGTGGTGGGAACTTTGGTGGAACAGAACATTGGAGCACACGAGAGGGCACCTCCTTGAGCTAATCAGCTCGGATAATGTTCTTATATCGAACCTCACCTTTCGAAATTCCCCTTTTTGGACCATCCATCCTGTTTACTGCAG CAATGTTGTGGTCAAAGGGATGACAATCTTGGCTCCTCTTAATGCCCCAAATACTGATGGCATAGACCCAG ACTCAAGTACCAATGTATGTATTGAAGATAACTACATAGAAAGTGGGGATGATCTTGTAGCCATTAAGAGTGGTTGGGATCACTATGGAATAACCATGGCCCATCCTAGCACAAATATTATAGTAAGAAGAATATCAGGCACTACCCCAACTTGTTCTGGAGTAGGCATAGGTAGTGAAATGTCTGGCGGAATTTCAAATATCACAATTGAGAATTTGCACGTGTGGGATTCTGCAGCTGGTGTTCGCATAAAATCTGACAAAGGCAGAGGAGGCTACATAACAAATGTTAGTATTAGTGATATAAGAATGGAGAGAGTGAAGATACCCATTAGGTTCAGTAGAGGTTCAAATGACCACCCTGATGATGGGTGGGATCCAAAAGCTGTTCCTAGATTCAAAGACATTTTAATCAGTAATGTGGTCAGTGTAAATTCAACAAAAGCCCCGGTTTTGGAAGGTGTAGAGGGTTCATCATTTGAAGGCTTGTGCTTCAAAAACATTACCCTACATGGTGTAGCCTTATCTGCGAGATGGCGTTGTGAATATGTCTCTGGTTTTGCCACCGAGGTTTTCCCTGTTCCATGTCCTGAGTTGCGGAACAATAGCTATTCATCCTGGTGTTCAGCTTCCTGA